A genomic window from Ciona intestinalis chromosome 8, KH, whole genome shotgun sequence includes:
- the LOC100176927 gene encoding serine racemase-like — protein sequence MALVTEATLNEAYDIVRASRDCVRTPLLRNVEKLGFLDCPDEVEVHLKLENMQVTGSFKSRGVVVQLAKAPSLVTSGKRSLVTISAGNYGKAFAHACYQRGLKGTVIMPLTAPESRERIIQSKGCDVIRTESSELMTKVKELIHEKDMTFLHPFDDLNLIAGYGSAGLEILEEVNPDIVLVCCGGGGLVSGISAAIKYKGFKDTKIYAVEPETANTMQRSLAQNSAATLQTAHSLAAGLAPPFAGNNTFQHVKSLTDGVLTVSDKEIAKATRVLYNKGLIVEPSGAAAFAALVTGKVPELKGTVVVLVTGGNASTEELSKVFNDYEC from the exons ATGGCGCTCGTGACCGAGGCCACGTTGAATGAGGCCTACGATATTGTGCGCGCCTCACGTGACTGTGTGCGCACTCCGCTACTGCGCAATGTTGAGAAACTTGGCTTCTTGGATTGTCCGGACGAGGTAGAAGTTCATTTGAAGTTGGAAAATATGCAAGTAACAG GTTCTTTTAAAAGCAGAGGAGTAGTGGTTCAACTCGCAAAAGCTCCTTCGCTCGTAACGTCAGGAAAACGAAGTTTAGTAACCATATCAGCTGGCAACTACGGTAAAGCATTCGCCCACGCTTGTTATCAACGTGGACTAAAAGGTACTGTGATTATGCCGCTCACAGCGCCAGAGAGCAGGGAACGAATTATACAG TCGAAaggctgtgacgtcatacgaACCGAATCTTCTGAGCTAATGACAAAAGTGAAAGAATTGATACATGAGAAGGACATGACTTTTTTACATCCATTCGATGACCTCAACCTTATCGCTGGCTATGGAAG TGCTGGATTGGAAATATTGGAAGAAGTTAATCCTGATATTGTATTGGTGTGTTGTGGTGGCGGGGGACTCGTGTCTGGTATTTCTGCTGCTATAAAATACAAAGGGTTCAAGGATACGAAGATTTATGCAGTGGAACCAGAGACag CCAACACTATGCAAAGAAGCCTGGCACAGAACTCTGCAGCTACACTTCAAACTGCACACAGCTTAGCTGCTGGTCTTGCCCCACCTTTTGCAGGTAACAACACGTTTCAGCACGTGAAGTCGCTTACAGATGGTGTTCTTACTGTCAGCGACAAGGAAATAGCCAAAGCGACCCGTGTCCTTTATAACAAAGGATTAATTGTCGAACCGTCCGGAGCCGCCGCCTTTGCTGCTCTCGTTACAGGGAAAGTACCAGAGCTGAAAGGGACAGTCGTGGTTTTAGTGACAGGTGGAAACGCATCGACTGAAGAGTTGTCTAAAGTATTCAACGATTACGAATGTTAG
- the LOC100177664 gene encoding probable RNA polymerase II nuclear localization protein SLC7A6OS, with protein sequence MATVIRVKRKRNAEPAEALLLACKRTKLNENFRGKSGMADIIQIEENVFHFAATVGASSSIDDGVTEKIQSAISTRNKLVSMYKPAVAASHPCKVLAGKLATQVKEEPPAKHKYKFISFCKGKEKSEGEKKRRRDSDPVSSSLCSKLFRHRANSSSDEEPKKPKSKKLTALLDVEENLVKNDTPPCDSDILCNTVAMLREKLTINPKKQAEDDFVYDLYYCQNTAKNWNVQDLLYVQPCRDLYLHIDPEWTDPDKLDDDDDSNDEDNWRNDYPDEEDSIDEDERRLLFDEEVDRYDSDDCEPCGREDETDAMAEAYLNGADPAQFDDNLDDLDYAEDLDNFDDVGFDSFNADAYDCYDNCQANDDDDGF encoded by the exons ATGGCCACTGTAATAAGAGTTAAAAGAAAGCGAAATGCTGAGCCTGCAGAGGCCCTCCTACTTGCTTGCAAGCGAACAAAGCTTAATGAAAACTTCCGGGGTAAAAGTGGCATGGCCGACATTATTCAGATCGAAGAAAATGTGTTTCATTTTGCTGCCACGGTTGGCGCTTCTTCTTCTATAGATGATGGAGTGACAGAAAAAATTCAGAGCGCTATAAGCACAAGAAATAAGTTGGTTTCCATGTACAAGCCAGCAGTAGCTGCTTCCCATCCATGCAAAGTGCTTGCGGGAAAACTTGCCACTCAAGTCAAAGAAGAGCCACCTGCAAAGCATAAATACAAATTCATAAGCTTCTGTAAAGGAAAGGAGAAGTCCGAAGGTGAGAAGAAGAGGAGGAGAGACTCAGATCCTGTAAGCAGCAGCTTGTGCAGCAAACTGTTCCGACACAGAGCAAACAGCTCTTCAGATGAAGAGCCGAAAAAACCAAAGTCAAAGAAACTCACTGCTCTTCTGGATGTGGAAGAGAATTTAGTGAAAAATGACACCCCTCCGTGTGATAGTGATATTCTCTGTAACACCGTTGCAATGCTGCGCGAAAAATTGACTATAAATCCCAAGAAACAAGCGGAAGATGACTTTGTTTATGATCTGTATTATTGCCAAAACACAGCAAAGAATTGGAATGTCCAAGACCTTCTCTATGTACAACCTTGCAG AGACTTATACCTTCACATTGATCCAGAATGGACGGATCCGGATAAActtgatgatgatgatgacaGCAATGATGAGGACAACTGGAGGAACGATTATCCTGATGAAGAGGACAG CATTGATGAGGACGAAAGAAGATTGCTCTTTGATGAGGAAGTCGATAGATACGACAGTGATGACTGTGAGCCGTGCGGGAGGGAGGACGAGACAGATGCAATGGCAGAGGCTTATCTGAATGGCGCTGACCCTGCGCAGTTCGACGACAATTTGGACGACTTAGACTACGCAGAGGACTTGGACAATTTCGACGACGTTGGGTTCGATTCGTTTAACGCCGATGCTTATGACTGTTACGACAATTGCCAGGCAAACGATGACGACGACGGGTTTTAG